From a region of the Trichoderma atroviride chromosome 6, complete sequence genome:
- a CDS encoding uncharacterized protein (EggNog:ENOG41) — protein MASVQSEKPNPTAAFRQPSSNIGKTFRVRGVPRSWSEDDLQSFLEDKACSEPNIGSLANEVHGRTKTATLTFQHNSSQLQEILTVKKLKIPLHLLSKKPTRAANLVFDYDFSGITTLYAPPPQDHRVDLLAISGLGGHAFGSFKERSGEHMWLRDALPYDITGEDGDKPGVPISRIMIHGYESSLQDCDSFQNLEDIGTSFHSSLRSMAIAGSFRPIILVAHSLGGLIVKETLISLSNSDDEEDQKLLRAVYGIAFFGVPHDGMDIQSLISIVGNGPNRFLLESIGNHGSQILSIYQREFPKTLGGQGESKVICFYETLKSPTAKKDETDKWKMTGPVAVLVSKSSATHCRPWENGQQYICAINRTHSEMVKFSSEDSEYEKVLGRLQSLVREAGKVQEAREALVAQKRM, from the exons CTGCAGCTTTTCGTCAGCCTTCATCAAATATAGGCAAGACATTCCGTGTACGCGGTGTACCCCGCAGCTGGAGTGAAGATGACTTGCAGTCTTTCTTGGAGGATAAGGCCTGTTCTGAACCAAATATTGGGTCATTGGCCAACGAGGTTCACGGGCGCACGAAAACAGCAACGCTGACTTTTCAACATAATTCCTCTCAGCTGCAAGAGATCTTGACTGTGAAAAAGCTGAAAATACCTCTACACTTGTTGTCTAAGAAACCCACTAGAGCAGCGAACCTGGTATTTGACTACGATTTTAGTGGCATCACGACATTATATGCTCCGCCCCCACAAGATCATCGTGTTGA TCTCCTTGCAATTTCTGGCCTCGGAGGACACGCGTTCGGATCGTTCAAAGAGCGAAGTGGAGAGCACATGTGGCTCCGAGATGCCCTCCCATATGATATaactggagaagatggcgataaACCTGGTGTACCCATCTCGCGCATCATGATACACGGCTATGAGTCTAGTCTTCAAGATTGTGACAGTTTCCAGAATCTGGAAGATATTGGGACCTCGTTCCATTCATCTCTTCGAAGTATGGCGATTGCCGGTTCATTCCGACCAATCATACTCGTTGCTCATAGCCTAGGTGGGCTCATTGTCAAAGAA ACTCTCATATCACTCTCCAACTCAGACGATGAGGAAGACCAAAAGTTGTTACGAGCAGTGTACGGAATCGCCTTTTTTGGTGTCCCACACGACGGAATGGATATCCAGTCCCTTATATCCATTGTTGGCAACGGGCCAAACCGCTTTTTACTAGAGTCCATCGGGAATCACGGCTCACAGATCCTCAGTATCTACCAGCGCGAATTTCCAAAAACACtaggaggccaaggagagTCCAAGGTTATTTGTTTCTACGAAACGCTCAAATCCCCAACTGCTAAGAAG GACGAAACAGACAAATGGAAAATGACAGGGCCAGTCGCCGTCTTAGTATCAAAGTCGTCTGCCACGCATTGTCGCCCGTGGGAGAATGGGCAACAATATATCTGCGCTATCAACCGAACTCACTCGGAAATGGTCAAGTTCAGCTCAGAAGACAGCGAGTATGAAAAAGTTCTCGGGCGACTACAAAGCCTTGTCCGGGAGGCAGGAAAGGTGCAAGAGGCACGAGAAGCACTCGTGGCACAAAAGCGTATGTAA
- a CDS encoding uncharacterized protein (EggNog:ENOG41~TransMembrane:1 (o6-26i)), with product MTIRILVNAALLAIPIAVTLGILFGLQSHRDATGQPPLFAPQPPPIPTPAPPKPPKNGVTKTRYCQKSFGITPDTTGQKYILNPNQWNWNVGDPGRLCMNVTTNNNGTYPTSTTAPEFMISWQYPVGPEDDPVHAFPNIQVDTDVLPATVDSISKVDIDIEWSYGVGNETTTASSLADLTADSLNTNVAIDMFIDSDKTSAQNPAKAKFELMVWFAAFGASTQPIGFGQGPISTQKLGSDTFNLYSGINTATKQNVMTWYTDTPIEKFNGDISPLINSVFKLTATTDLPKSSDYLGYLALGSEAFSVDKTVTLYVPQLSIDIETSST from the exons ATGACGATCCGAATCCTCGTCAacgctgcgctgctggccatccCCATCGCCGTGACGCTGGGCATCTTGTTTGGCCTGCAATCGCACCGAGATGCCACGGGCCAGCCGCCGTTGTttgcgccgcagccgccgccgattCCCACTCCTGCGCCGCCGAAACCTCCAAAGAATGGCGTCACCAAGACGAGGTATTGCCAGAAGTCGTTTGGAATCACACCAGATACCACTGGGCAGAAGTATATAT TAAATCCCAACCAGTGGAACTGGAACGTCGGCGATCCGGGACGCTTGTGTATGAAT GTCACCACGAATAACAACGGCACATACCCCACAAGCACTACGGCACCCGAGTTCATGATTTCATGGCAGTATCCCGTTGGCCCAGAAGACGACCCTGTGCATGCTTTCCCCAACATCCAGGTTGATACCGACGTACTCCCCGCCACCGTTGATAGCATCTCCAAAGTCGATATCGATATCGAATGGTCCTATGGCGTCGGCAATGAGACCACAACGGCCTCTTCCCTTGCTGATCTGACCGCCGACAGTCTCAACACCAATGTTGCTATCGATATGTTTATTGATAGCGATAAGACGTCTGCTCAGAACCctgccaaggccaagttcGAACTCATGGTGTGGTTTGCAGCTTTTGGTGCTTCTACTCAGCCCATCGGTTTTGGCCAAGGTCCTATATCCACCCAGAAACTTGGTAGCGACACATT CAATCTTTATTCTGGCATCAACACAGCGACGAAGCAAAACGTCATGACCTGGTACACCGACACACCCATAGAAAAGTTCAACGGAGACATCTCTCCACTCATTAACAGTGTGTTCAAGCTCACCGCTACTACCGACCTTCCCAAGTCCAGCGACTACTTGGGATACCTGGCTCTGGGCTCTGAGGCCTTTTCCGTGGACAAGACCGTCACGCTTTACGTACCCCAACTCTCGATAGATATAGAAACATCCTCCACATAA
- a CDS encoding uncharacterized protein (EggNog:ENOG41~CAZy:GT2_Glyco_tranf_2~TransMembrane:7 (i144-167o173-198i482-508o557-574i611-639o659-682i725-743o)), with the protein MMQSHQEEYEEMVEIGGFRQHQHTASDDSHPRLLNDNMRSNRSSRVNPDDFASPQWPPSIAGTGSSPSLTLRSGATTPYDHMSSSKHLIFADSRSSTPMTGRSPSKEVSSSDSDDQSGIAILHDRDDADIWKGWKRHLYTLTPLLTVLNTGIYLTYLGLRIACVILAQKASGLTFAAAWVFIAVELAVAIPSLMHNTWTMWSLKKRNRPKMRLTGNDVPTVDAFITCCGEDDELVMDTVRGACDQDYPIDKFRVIVLDDGKSAGLERSCAILSHTYPNLYYMARTKIPGQPHHFKAGNLNYGLEQTTLLPGGAGQFMAALDADMIPERDWLRALLPHAVMDPKMALVCPPQLFYNTPPSDPLAQSLDFFVHVIEPIKDAMGVAWCTGSGYVARREALEQIGNFPLGSLAEDVATSTLMLGKGWKTAYVHEPLQFGTVPEDYGSHLKQRTRWAIGTVDTSFKLNFCLWGEKVRQMTFAQRFSGFLYAALSVYTVLLSISLFAIPIILIMGKPLVAYANDTQLRWLIRACFANTIVNRLCEFVLFIPAGYHTGQRGSRYQLWMSPYIALCLIRAFILPKWLGGQSQAFKPTGSISSALNERDPKLKKNMFRRLWVILVNYMAGFHLAFVYLTLVAVTLVTYRCFFQQSHSTRDILIALVTHAFWPPLTFIFICSSLWTPVAYAIDPPSNARTRRSPHPRCRDQGCAPHHPEQEDCIRRSGRLVRVRIHVLNLVHLSYICPIFPFLKHFGGTWRYKCTFNRVS; encoded by the exons ATGATGCAAAGCCACCAGGAGGAGTATGAGGAGATGGTCGAGATCGGTGGCTTccggcagcatcagcacacCGCGTCCGACGACTCGCATCCTCGCCTGCTCAACGACAACATGAGGTCCAACCGCTCCAGTCGGGTCAATCCTGACGACTTCGCCTCGCCTCAGTGGCCGCCGTCAATTGCAGGAACTGGCAGTTCTCCTTCCCTGACGCTAAGAAGCGGTGCCACGACGCCGTATGACCACATGTCTTCGTCTAAACACTTGATTTTCGCCGATTCAAGATCGTCTACTCCAATG ACCGGCCGCTCTCCGAGCAAAGAGGTTAGCAGTAGCGACAGTGATGATCAGAGTGGAATCGCCATTCTGCACGACCGCGACGATGCCGACATCTGGAAGGGCTGGAAGAGGCACCTCTACACCCTCACGCCTCTTCTCACCGTGCTCAACACCGGAATCTACTTGACGTACCTGGGCCTTCGTATCGCCTGTGTTATTTTGGCGCAAAAGGCGTCTGGCCTCACTTTTGCCGCCGCTTGGGTTTTCATTGCCGTAGAGCTAGCAGTTGCCATTCCATCACTCATGCACAACACCTGGACCATGTGGTCCCTCAAGAAGCGAAACAGGCCCAAGATGAGGCTGACGGGAAACGATGTGCCTACCGTCGACGCTTTCATCACCTGCTgcggcgaagatgacgagcTGGTCATGGATACCGTTCGCGGTGCCTGTGATCAGGATTATCCCATTGACAAGTTTCGAGTCATTGTCTTGGACGACGGCAAATCGGCTGGTTTGGAGCGGTCTTGCGCTATTCTCTCGCACACCTATCCAAACCTCTACTACATGGCCCGCACCAAGATTCCCGGACAGCCCCATCATTTCAAGGCAGGAAACCTCAATTACGGCTTGGAGCAGACTACTTTGTTGCCTGGTGGCGCTGGCCAATTTATGGCGGCCCTGGACGCTGATATG ATCCCCGAGAGAGACTGGCTTCGTGCTCTGCTTCCTCATGCTGTCATGGATCCCAAAATGGCCCTGGTTTGTCCTCCTCAGCTCTTCTACAACACGCCCCCATCCGATCCCTTGGCGCAGTCCCTGGATTTCTTTGTTCACGTTATCGAGCCCATCAAGGACGCCATGGGCGTCGCCTGGTGCACTGGATCTGGTTACGTGGCTAGACGGGAGGCTTTGGAGCAAATCGGCAACTTTCCTCTTGGTTCACTGGCTGAAGACGTCGCTACATCGACCCTCATGCTCGGCAAGGGATGGAAGACGGCCTATGTCCACGAACCCCTCCAGTTTGGAACCGTTCCCGAAGATTACGGCAGCCACTTGAAGCAGCGTACTCGATGGGCCATTGGTACTGTGGACACGTCTTTCAAGCTCAACTTTTGTCTTTGGGGTGAAAAGGTCCGCCAAATGACTTTTGCCCAGCGCTTCTCTGGTTTCCTCTACGCCGCTCTCAGTGTCTACACCGTCctgctctccatctcgctTTTCGCCATCCCCATCATTCTGATCATGGGCAAGCCTCTGGTCGCATACGCCAACGATACCCAGCTGCGATGGCTCATCCGCGCGTGCTTTGCCAACACCATTGTCAACCGTCTTTGCGAATTTGTCCTCTTCATTCCTGCCGGCTACCACACTGGCCAGCGTGGTTCTCGCTACCAGCTCTGGATGTCGCCATACATTGCTCTCTGTCTTATCCGAGCCTTCATCCTGCCCAAGTGGCTCGGAGGACAATCCCAAGCTTTCAAGCCCACCGGTTCCATCTCCTCAGCCCTCAACGAGCGCGACcccaagctgaagaagaacatgTTCCGCCGCCTATGGGTCATCCTTGTCAACTACATGGCCGGATTCCACCTCGCCTTTGTCTACCTGACGCTCGTTGCCGTCACCCTCGTCACGTACCGCTGCTTTTTCCAGCAGAGCCACTCCACCAGAGACATCCTCATTGCCCTGGTGACACACGCTTTCTGGCCGCCTctcaccttcatcttcatctgcagCTCCCTCTGGACTCCCGTCGCCTACGCCATTGACCCCCCCTCGAATGCCCGAACGAGAAGATCTCCTCATCCGCGATGCCGAGACCAAGGTTGCGCACCCCACCACCcagagcaagaagattgcATTCGGCGGTCAGGCCGCCTGGTTCGAGTTCGAATACACGTTCTCAACCTTGTACACTTGTCTTATATTTGTCCTatctttccttttctaaAGCATTTTGGAGGAACTTGGAGATACAAATGCACATTCAACCGTGTCTCTTAA
- a CDS encoding uncharacterized protein (EggNog:ENOG41~TransMembrane:7 (i78-101o107-132i416-442o491-508i545-573o593-616i659-677o)~CAZy:GT2_Glyco_tranf_2) has product MTLAAKSPLTSLLVFSLKLQIQSHISLTELLPQTGRSPSKEVSSSDSDDQSGIAILHDRDDADIWKGWKRHLYTLTPLLTVLNTGIYLTYLGLRIACVILAQKASGLTFAAAWVFIAVELAVAIPSLMHNTWTMWSLKKRNRPKMRLTGNDVPTVDAFITCCGEDDELVMDTVRGACDQDYPIDKFRVIVLDDGKSAGLERSCAILSHTYPNLYYMARTKIPGQPHHFKAGNLNYGLEQTTLLPGGAGQFMAALDADMIPERDWLRALLPHAVMDPKMALVCPPQLFYNTPPSDPLAQSLDFFVHVIEPIKDAMGVAWCTGSGYVARREALEQIGNFPLGSLAEDVATSTLMLGKGWKTAYVHEPLQFGTVPEDYGSHLKQRTRWAIGTVDTSFKLNFCLWGEKVRQMTFAQRFSGFLYAALSVYTVLLSISLFAIPIILIMGKPLVAYANDTQLRWLIRACFANTIVNRLCEFVLFIPAGYHTGQRGSRYQLWMSPYIALCLIRAFILPKWLGGQSQAFKPTGSISSALNERDPKLKKNMFRRLWVILVNYMAGFHLAFVYLTLVAVTLVTYRCFFQQSHSTRDILIALVTHAFWPPLTFIFICSSLWTPVAYAIDPPSNARTRRSPHPRCRDQGCAPHHPEQEDCIRRSGRLVRVRIHVLNLVHLSYICPIFPFLKHFGGTWRYKCTFNRVS; this is encoded by the exons ATGACTCTTGCCGCGAAGTCGCCGCTGACGTCCCTCCTCGTATTTTCGTTGAAACTGCAGATTCAAAGTCATATAAGCCTAACAGAGCTTCTGCCACAGACCGGCCGCTCTCCGAGCAAAGAGGTTAGCAGTAGCGACAGTGATGATCAGAGTGGAATCGCCATTCTGCACGACCGCGACGATGCCGACATCTGGAAGGGCTGGAAGAGGCACCTCTACACCCTCACGCCTCTTCTCACCGTGCTCAACACCGGAATCTACTTGACGTACCTGGGCCTTCGTATCGCCTGTGTTATTTTGGCGCAAAAGGCGTCTGGCCTCACTTTTGCCGCCGCTTGGGTTTTCATTGCCGTAGAGCTAGCAGTTGCCATTCCATCACTCATGCACAACACCTGGACCATGTGGTCCCTCAAGAAGCGAAACAGGCCCAAGATGAGGCTGACGGGAAACGATGTGCCTACCGTCGACGCTTTCATCACCTGCTgcggcgaagatgacgagcTGGTCATGGATACCGTTCGCGGTGCCTGTGATCAGGATTATCCCATTGACAAGTTTCGAGTCATTGTCTTGGACGACGGCAAATCGGCTGGTTTGGAGCGGTCTTGCGCTATTCTCTCGCACACCTATCCAAACCTCTACTACATGGCCCGCACCAAGATTCCCGGACAGCCCCATCATTTCAAGGCAGGAAACCTCAATTACGGCTTGGAGCAGACTACTTTGTTGCCTGGTGGCGCTGGCCAATTTATGGCGGCCCTGGACGCTGATATG ATCCCCGAGAGAGACTGGCTTCGTGCTCTGCTTCCTCATGCTGTCATGGATCCCAAAATGGCCCTGGTTTGTCCTCCTCAGCTCTTCTACAACACGCCCCCATCCGATCCCTTGGCGCAGTCCCTGGATTTCTTTGTTCACGTTATCGAGCCCATCAAGGACGCCATGGGCGTCGCCTGGTGCACTGGATCTGGTTACGTGGCTAGACGGGAGGCTTTGGAGCAAATCGGCAACTTTCCTCTTGGTTCACTGGCTGAAGACGTCGCTACATCGACCCTCATGCTCGGCAAGGGATGGAAGACGGCCTATGTCCACGAACCCCTCCAGTTTGGAACCGTTCCCGAAGATTACGGCAGCCACTTGAAGCAGCGTACTCGATGGGCCATTGGTACTGTGGACACGTCTTTCAAGCTCAACTTTTGTCTTTGGGGTGAAAAGGTCCGCCAAATGACTTTTGCCCAGCGCTTCTCTGGTTTCCTCTACGCCGCTCTCAGTGTCTACACCGTCctgctctccatctcgctTTTCGCCATCCCCATCATTCTGATCATGGGCAAGCCTCTGGTCGCATACGCCAACGATACCCAGCTGCGATGGCTCATCCGCGCGTGCTTTGCCAACACCATTGTCAACCGTCTTTGCGAATTTGTCCTCTTCATTCCTGCCGGCTACCACACTGGCCAGCGTGGTTCTCGCTACCAGCTCTGGATGTCGCCATACATTGCTCTCTGTCTTATCCGAGCCTTCATCCTGCCCAAGTGGCTCGGAGGACAATCCCAAGCTTTCAAGCCCACCGGTTCCATCTCCTCAGCCCTCAACGAGCGCGACcccaagctgaagaagaacatgTTCCGCCGCCTATGGGTCATCCTTGTCAACTACATGGCCGGATTCCACCTCGCCTTTGTCTACCTGACGCTCGTTGCCGTCACCCTCGTCACGTACCGCTGCTTTTTCCAGCAGAGCCACTCCACCAGAGACATCCTCATTGCCCTGGTGACACACGCTTTCTGGCCGCCTctcaccttcatcttcatctgcagCTCCCTCTGGACTCCCGTCGCCTACGCCATTGACCCCCCCTCGAATGCCCGAACGAGAAGATCTCCTCATCCGCGATGCCGAGACCAAGGTTGCGCACCCCACCACCcagagcaagaagattgcATTCGGCGGTCAGGCCGCCTGGTTCGAGTTCGAATACACGTTCTCAACCTTGTACACTTGTCTTATATTTGTCCTatctttccttttctaaAGCATTTTGGAGGAACTTGGAGATACAAATGCACATTCAACCGTGTCTCTTAA